The DNA region CCGGGCCTTGCCGGGCAGGGCGTAGGACGTGTCCAGCTCCAGGTCCTGCTCCAGGCGCTCACGCTTCCGCTGCGGGAGGATGGCGTAGATCATCGCCCGCAGCCCCCGCGGACTCAGGTCCGGGTAGTCGTCCAGCCGGACCAGGTCCCCCTGGAGCCTGATCACGGGCGGAGATCCCGCCGTCAGGTGCAGGTCGGAGGCTCCCCGTTCCAGCACGATGTCGAGGAGCTCCGGAATCGGGACATCCGGCTCCTGCTGTTCCTCTCTCGGGCCAACGCTTGTCGATTCCATGTCCCTCAGACCACCACCCTCAACACTTCTTCGATCGCTGTGAGGCCAACCTTTACCTTCATGAGCCCATCTCGACGAAGCGGGATCATGCCTTGCTCCAGCGCCACCTGGCGGATCTGGTCGGAGGACGCTCGCTCCACGGTCAGCCGCTCGATGTCCTCGGTGACGGTCATCACCTCGTAGAGGCCGATCCGGCCCAGGTAGCCGGTCTGGGAACAGGTGGTGCACCCCACCCGCCGGTGCAGCACCGAGATGTCCTGCCATTCGTGGGGGAAGAACCCGGCTGCGGTCAGCTCCGCCTCCGAGGGCGTGTACGGCTCCTTGCAGCGGTCGCACAGCTTTCGAGCCAGCCGCTGCGCCACCACGCAGTCGAGGGCGGACGCCACGAGGTAGGGCTCCACCCCGATCTCGTGCAGCCGGCTCACGGCCGACGGGGCATCGTTGGTGTGCAGCGTCGAGAGCACGAGGTGTCCGGTGAGCGCGGACTCCACCGCGATGAGCGCGGTCTCGCGGTCCCGGATCTCACCGACCAGGATGACGTCGGGGTCCGACCGCAGGATGGACCGCAACGCCGCGGCGAACGAGAGCCCGGCCTTGTTGTTCGTCTGGATCTGGTTCACGCCCGGGAGCCGGTACTCCACCGGGTCCTCGACCGTGATGATGTTCCGGCCCTCGTCGTTGATCAGGTTCAGGGTCGCGTACAGGGTGGTGGACTTCCCCGAGCCCGTGGGCCCGGTGACCAGGATGCAGCCGTACGGCTTCCGGAACGACTCCTCGAAGCGCTTGAACGCGTCGTCCAGGAACCCCAGCTGGTCCAGCCGGCGGAGCACGGACGCCTTGTTCAGGATCCGGATGACGACCTTCTCACCGAACACGGTGGGCAGGGTGGCCACGCGGAGGTCGATCGTGGACTGGCCGACACGCAGGCTCACCCGGCCGTCCTGCGGAACGCGCTTCTCCGCGATGTTCATGTCCGCCATCACCTTGAGCCGGCTGATCAGGCCGCCCTGGATGTTCTTGGGCGAGCGCATCACCTCGTGCAGGACGCCGTCCACCCGGAACCGGATCCGGACCTCTCGCTCCATCGGTTCGATGTGGACGTCGGAGGCCCGCTCCCCCACGGCCCGGGTGAGGAGCATGTGCAC from Actinomycetota bacterium includes:
- the tadA gene encoding Flp pilus assembly complex ATPase component TadA; this translates as MRKKTKQLGQILIDQGLITDEELEAALAEQQRVPKSLGRILIDLRLIKETDLVRALAEQIGLEFVDLSDYPIDPSRTALIPEAVAKRYRAIPIGEREGRLLVAMSDPANVYALDDIRTITGREVEPLVATSADISAAIRKYSALDGAVEQLAQEASDQSDESINLDLPSAAVEDAPIVKLVHMLLTRAVGERASDVHIEPMEREVRIRFRVDGVLHEVMRSPKNIQGGLISRLKVMADMNIAEKRVPQDGRVSLRVGQSTIDLRVATLPTVFGEKVVIRILNKASVLRRLDQLGFLDDAFKRFEESFRKPYGCILVTGPTGSGKSTTLYATLNLINDEGRNIITVEDPVEYRLPGVNQIQTNNKAGLSFAAALRSILRSDPDVILVGEIRDRETALIAVESALTGHLVLSTLHTNDAPSAVSRLHEIGVEPYLVASALDCVVAQRLARKLCDRCKEPYTPSEAELTAAGFFPHEWQDISVLHRRVGCTTCSQTGYLGRIGLYEVMTVTEDIERLTVERASSDQIRQVALEQGMIPLRRDGLMKVKVGLTAIEEVLRVVV